Proteins encoded by one window of Streptomyces sp. ALI-76-A:
- a CDS encoding bifunctional glycosyltransferase family 2/GtrA family protein: MRTDSSPGTLPAREHLPAADAGTPVLDVVIPVYNEEKDLRPCVLRLRNHLKRTFPYAFRITIADNASTDTTPQVSARLAAELPEVRAFRLEQKGRGRALRTVWSASDAPVLAYMDVDLSTDLNALLPLVAPLISGHSDLAIGSRLARSSRVVRGPKREFISRAYNLILRGSLQARFSDAQCGFKAIRRDVAQVLLPLVEDTGWFFDTEMLVLAERAGLRIHEVPVDWVDDPDSTVHIVQTATDDLKGVWRVGKALAGGSLPLDRITRPFGDDPRDREIQDVPTGLARQLVGFCVVGGLSTLFYLLLYSVFRQFGGAQPANALALLVSAVANTAANRRLTFGVRGRTGAARHQAQGLVVFGIGLALTSGSLAALNAATADPAHSTELAILVTANLAATVLRFLLFRAWVFPDRRQDQPTTVVAGHLPSPPAHVTVPSRSRHERRPHHHAPLPQRPTAQYATAPQASHETDHETPPEPTYGTAPEPSNGQAFDPAHDTTYRQAFDPAHDTTYETTDPRDLR, from the coding sequence ATGCGAACCGACTCTTCTCCCGGCACCCTGCCGGCGCGGGAGCACCTCCCGGCCGCAGACGCCGGTACGCCTGTCCTGGACGTAGTGATCCCCGTCTACAACGAGGAGAAGGACCTCCGGCCGTGTGTGCTGAGACTGCGCAACCACCTCAAGCGCACGTTCCCGTACGCGTTCCGCATCACGATCGCGGACAACGCGTCGACGGACACCACCCCGCAGGTGTCCGCGCGGCTGGCGGCGGAGCTCCCGGAGGTGCGGGCCTTCCGGCTGGAGCAGAAGGGCCGCGGGCGGGCCCTGCGGACCGTCTGGTCCGCCTCGGACGCCCCGGTCCTCGCCTACATGGACGTGGACCTGTCCACCGACCTCAACGCCCTGCTGCCGCTGGTGGCTCCCCTCATCTCCGGCCACTCCGACCTGGCGATCGGCTCCCGGCTCGCCCGTAGCTCGCGGGTGGTCCGCGGGCCGAAGCGCGAGTTCATCAGCCGCGCCTACAACCTCATCCTGCGCGGCTCCCTCCAGGCCCGCTTCTCGGACGCGCAGTGCGGCTTCAAGGCGATCCGCCGCGATGTCGCCCAGGTACTGCTGCCGCTGGTGGAGGACACCGGCTGGTTCTTCGACACCGAGATGCTGGTCCTCGCCGAGCGGGCGGGCCTGCGGATCCACGAGGTGCCGGTGGACTGGGTCGACGACCCGGACTCCACCGTCCACATCGTGCAGACGGCGACCGACGACCTCAAGGGCGTGTGGCGGGTCGGCAAGGCCCTGGCCGGCGGCTCCCTGCCGCTGGACCGGATCACCCGCCCGTTCGGCGACGATCCGCGCGACCGCGAGATCCAGGACGTACCGACGGGGCTGGCCCGTCAGCTCGTCGGGTTCTGTGTGGTCGGCGGCCTGTCCACCCTCTTCTATCTGCTGCTCTACAGCGTCTTCCGGCAGTTCGGCGGCGCGCAGCCGGCCAACGCGCTCGCGCTGCTCGTCTCGGCGGTCGCGAACACGGCGGCCAACCGGCGCCTGACCTTCGGGGTGCGCGGGCGGACCGGTGCCGCCCGGCACCAGGCGCAGGGCCTGGTCGTCTTCGGTATCGGCCTCGCGCTGACCAGCGGCTCCCTCGCCGCCCTGAACGCGGCGACCGCCGACCCGGCGCACTCCACCGAGCTGGCCATCCTCGTCACCGCCAACCTGGCCGCGACCGTGCTGCGCTTTCTGCTCTTCCGGGCCTGGGTGTTCCCCGACCGGCGCCAGGACCAGCCCACGACAGTGGTCGCAGGCCACCTGCCGTCCCCGCCGGCCCACGTCACGGTGCCATCCAGGAGCCGGCACGAGCGCCGGCCGCACCACCACGCGCCGCTGCCGCAGCGCCCGACGGCGCAGTACGCCACAGCGCCGCAAGCCTCGCACGAGACGGACCACGAGACGCCGCCCGAGCCGACCTACGGCACGGCGCCCGAGCCGAGCAACGGGCAGGCATTCGACCCGGCCCACGACACCACGTACCGGCAGGCATTCGACCCGGCCCACGACACCACGTACGAGACCACCGACCCGAGGGACCTCCGATGA
- a CDS encoding HAMP domain-containing sensor histidine kinase has translation MSGRRRPRTQQKRAGTPRTLRSRLVVASVVLIAVVCAVIGTVTTLALRSHLYEQLDGQVREVAARASGDFEPPGGKGGDAKNPGPPPKRTLDQLVLNGPQPRGTVAAQVVKGSVTEGRVGEKNADDYEMDAVELTAAQLKALDSVPEDDNAHTVEIPGLGDYRVTYADGPNGTYYVAIPTAETDSTVTTLILVELSVTAAGLVAAGIAGYVLVGVATRPLRKVAATATRVSELPLHTGEVNLSERVPESETDPHTEVGQVGAALNRMLDHVHGALHARQQSETRVRQFVADASHELRTPLASIRGYAELTRRGREQVGPDTRHALGRIESEAGRMTFLVEDLLLLARLDAGRPLQFEQTDLVPLVVDTISDARAAGPDHNWRLDLPDEPALVSADAARLQQVLVNLLANAGKHTPPGTTVTARVQRRGPWLCVDVEDDGQGIPPELLPRVFERFARGDSSRSRASGSTGLGLAIVQAVATAHEGAVTVDSVPGRTVFTLHLPAPGPVSPCPAPGTNWQSHSQAQHSAATWVQQGA, from the coding sequence ATGAGCGGGCGACGACGGCCACGTACGCAGCAGAAGCGAGCGGGCACGCCGCGCACCCTGCGGAGCCGGCTCGTCGTCGCCTCGGTGGTGCTGATCGCCGTGGTCTGCGCGGTGATCGGCACCGTGACGACACTGGCGCTGCGGTCGCATCTGTACGAGCAGCTGGACGGGCAGGTGAGGGAGGTCGCGGCGCGGGCGTCGGGCGACTTCGAACCCCCCGGCGGCAAGGGCGGCGACGCCAAGAACCCCGGCCCGCCGCCGAAGAGGACCCTCGACCAGCTCGTCCTGAACGGTCCGCAACCGAGGGGCACCGTCGCGGCGCAGGTCGTGAAGGGCTCCGTCACCGAGGGCAGGGTCGGCGAGAAGAACGCCGACGACTACGAGATGGACGCGGTCGAGCTCACCGCGGCCCAGCTGAAGGCGCTCGACTCCGTCCCCGAGGACGACAACGCGCACACGGTCGAGATCCCCGGGCTCGGCGACTACCGCGTCACCTACGCGGACGGCCCCAACGGCACCTACTACGTGGCCATCCCCACCGCCGAGACCGACAGCACCGTCACCACCCTGATCCTGGTCGAGCTGAGCGTCACCGCCGCCGGCCTGGTCGCGGCCGGCATCGCGGGGTACGTGCTGGTCGGCGTCGCCACCCGCCCCCTCCGCAAGGTCGCCGCGACCGCCACCCGGGTCTCCGAACTCCCCCTGCACACCGGCGAGGTCAACCTCAGCGAGCGGGTGCCCGAGTCCGAGACCGACCCGCACACCGAGGTCGGCCAGGTCGGCGCCGCGCTGAACCGGATGCTCGACCACGTCCACGGCGCGCTGCACGCCCGCCAGCAGAGCGAGACCCGCGTACGGCAGTTCGTCGCGGACGCCAGCCATGAGCTGAGAACCCCGCTCGCCTCCATCCGCGGATACGCCGAGCTGACCCGGCGCGGCCGGGAGCAGGTCGGCCCGGACACCCGGCACGCCCTGGGCCGGATCGAGTCCGAGGCCGGACGGATGACCTTCCTCGTGGAGGACCTGCTGCTGCTCGCCCGCCTGGACGCCGGCCGGCCGCTCCAGTTCGAGCAGACCGACCTCGTACCGCTCGTCGTGGACACCATCAGCGACGCGCGCGCGGCCGGGCCCGACCACAACTGGCGGCTCGACCTGCCCGACGAACCGGCGCTCGTGTCCGCGGACGCGGCCCGCTTGCAGCAGGTGCTGGTCAACCTGCTGGCCAACGCCGGCAAGCACACACCACCCGGGACGACCGTCACCGCGCGCGTGCAGCGGCGCGGGCCGTGGCTGTGCGTGGACGTGGAGGACGACGGTCAGGGCATCCCGCCCGAACTGCTGCCGCGGGTCTTCGAACGGTTCGCGCGCGGCGACTCCTCGCGTTCGCGTGCCTCCGGGTCGACCGGTCTGGGCCTGGCGATCGTGCAGGCCGTCGCGACCGCGCACGAGGGCGCGGTGACCGTCGACAGCGTTCCGGGGCGCACCGTGTTCACGTTGCACCTGCCCGCGCCGGGCCCGGTGAGCCCTTGTCCGGCGCCCGGAACGAACTGGCAATCGCACTCACAGGCGCAGCACAGCGCCGCCACATGGGTGCAACAGGGGGCCTGA
- a CDS encoding response regulator transcription factor, with amino-acid sequence MTTTSPQGRTELLRPDGSPVRVLVVDDELSITELLSMALRYEGWQIRSAGDGTGAIQTARDFRPDAVVLDMMLPDMDGLAVLGRLRRELPDVPVLFLTAKDAVEDRIAGLTAGGDDYVTKPFSLEEVVARLRGLIRRSGAADRRSDSTLVVGDLTLDEDSHEVSRAGENIHLTATEFELLRFLMRNPRRVLSKAQILDRVWSYDFGGQANVVELYISYLRRKIDAGREPMIHTRRGAGYLIKPAA; translated from the coding sequence ATGACCACGACCTCGCCCCAGGGGCGCACCGAACTGCTGAGGCCGGACGGGAGCCCCGTCCGAGTGCTGGTGGTGGACGACGAGTTGTCGATCACCGAACTGCTGTCCATGGCCCTGCGCTACGAGGGATGGCAGATCCGGAGCGCGGGTGACGGTACGGGCGCCATCCAGACCGCCCGTGACTTCCGACCCGACGCCGTCGTCCTGGACATGATGCTGCCGGACATGGACGGGCTGGCCGTTCTGGGGCGGCTGCGGCGGGAGCTGCCGGACGTGCCCGTCCTGTTCCTCACCGCCAAGGACGCCGTCGAGGACCGTATCGCCGGGCTGACCGCCGGGGGCGACGACTACGTCACCAAGCCGTTCAGCCTCGAAGAGGTCGTCGCCCGGCTGCGCGGGCTCATCCGGCGCTCCGGTGCCGCCGACCGGCGCTCGGACTCCACGCTGGTCGTCGGTGACCTCACCCTGGACGAGGACAGCCACGAGGTGTCGCGGGCCGGGGAGAACATCCACCTCACCGCCACCGAGTTCGAGCTGCTGCGCTTCCTGATGCGCAACCCGCGGCGGGTGCTCAGCAAGGCGCAGATCCTCGACCGTGTGTGGTCGTACGACTTCGGCGGGCAGGCCAATGTGGTCGAGCTCTACATCTCCTACCTGCGGCGCAAGATCGACGCCGGTCGTGAGCCGATGATCCACACCCGGCGCGGCGCCGGCTACCTGATCAAGCCCGCCGCCTGA
- a CDS encoding DUF2797 domain-containing protein, whose translation MAQAWRCAGLRWSADGPVLVWDGGRRSALTWGKRVAFEVAEGGVRTCVGARGHPCPTRAAVSARSTGARCEECARLDRAHSVAADTLADDPRPYRVYLAWFGPGMLKVGITAEERGSARLLEQGAVCFSWLGIGPLMAARRTEELLRAALGVPDRIPYADKRAVRARLPGARAERAAEITELHARAVMLGGWPESLTPAPCRPVDHVDVFGLTGLVTDAGTGSPTTVQVRELVAGGAVGGRLVAAAGPDLHLEAAGGVVVLDTRLMTGWELVPSASGQLSVPVRAFKETAVVQDGLF comes from the coding sequence ATGGCACAGGCATGGAGGTGCGCGGGGCTGCGGTGGTCGGCGGACGGTCCCGTGCTGGTGTGGGACGGCGGGCGGCGCAGTGCGCTGACCTGGGGGAAGCGGGTGGCCTTCGAGGTCGCGGAAGGGGGCGTGCGGACATGTGTGGGAGCGCGGGGGCATCCATGTCCGACGCGGGCGGCCGTCTCGGCCCGGAGTACGGGGGCGCGCTGCGAGGAGTGCGCGCGGCTGGACCGGGCGCACTCCGTGGCCGCCGACACCCTGGCGGACGATCCGCGGCCGTACCGGGTGTATCTGGCGTGGTTCGGGCCCGGCATGCTCAAGGTCGGCATCACCGCCGAAGAACGCGGCTCCGCGCGCCTGCTCGAACAGGGCGCCGTCTGCTTCAGCTGGCTGGGCATCGGCCCGCTGATGGCGGCGCGGCGCACCGAGGAGCTGCTGCGTGCCGCACTCGGGGTGCCGGACCGCATCCCGTACGCCGACAAGCGGGCGGTACGGGCCCGGTTGCCGGGAGCGCGGGCGGAACGGGCGGCTGAGATCACGGAGTTGCACGCCCGTGCCGTGATGCTCGGCGGGTGGCCGGAGTCGCTGACACCCGCGCCGTGCCGACCTGTCGATCACGTCGACGTGTTCGGACTCACCGGTCTGGTCACCGACGCCGGCACCGGGTCTCCCACCACCGTCCAGGTGCGCGAGCTCGTCGCGGGCGGCGCGGTCGGCGGTCGGCTGGTGGCGGCAGCGGGGCCCGACCTGCACCTGGAAGCGGCCGGCGGGGTGGTGGTGCTCGACACGCGGCTGATGACCGGGTGGGAGCTGGTGCCATCCGCGAGCGGTCAACTGTCCGTGCCTGTGCGGGCGTTCAAAGAGACGGCGGTCGTGCAGGACGGGCTGTTCTGA